Proteins from a single region of Pseudopedobacter saltans DSM 12145:
- the pssA gene encoding CDP-diacylglycerol--serine O-phosphatidyltransferase produces MIKKHIPNLLTSANLFSGCVGAMYAFQGDLKTVAYFVILSGIFDFFDGFAARLLNVKSEIGKELDSLADVISFGFVPGIIFFQLLKIENPDNFLPYFGFIITVFSGLRLAKFNIDTRQTEDFIGLNTPMNTFFVISLPYILDSSPFITNTWLLYGLIIGLSLLLVSELRLFSMKLGKDLSWKTNKYKYLFLIFSLISIVTGGFSGLPFVLLLYIAFSLLHFKQKNELIA; encoded by the coding sequence ATGATAAAAAAGCACATCCCCAATTTACTTACATCAGCCAACCTATTTTCAGGCTGTGTTGGTGCTATGTATGCTTTTCAGGGGGACCTGAAAACTGTAGCTTATTTTGTAATTCTTTCGGGTATTTTTGATTTTTTTGATGGATTTGCTGCCAGACTTTTAAATGTAAAGTCGGAGATTGGAAAAGAACTGGATTCACTTGCTGATGTCATCAGCTTTGGTTTTGTTCCTGGGATTATATTTTTTCAGTTACTAAAAATTGAAAATCCTGACAACTTTCTGCCTTATTTCGGATTTATTATTACGGTATTTTCTGGCCTTCGTCTAGCTAAATTCAATATAGATACCAGACAAACAGAAGACTTTATAGGACTAAACACTCCTATGAATACTTTTTTTGTAATTTCCTTACCTTATATTTTAGATAGTTCGCCATTTATAACCAATACCTGGTTGCTTTATGGGCTAATTATCGGACTTTCTTTATTACTTGTATCAGAGTTAAGACTATTCTCCATGAAATTAGGTAAAGATTTAAGCTGGAAAACTAACAAATACAAATATCTGTTTTTGATATTTTCATTAATAAGTATCGTAACAGGCGGATTCTCGGGACTCCCTTTTGTGCTGCTACTTTATATTGCTTTTTCGTTATTGCATTTCAAACAAAAGAACGAGTTAATAGCTTAA
- the rho gene encoding transcription termination factor Rho, producing the protein MFDINELNDKLVSELREIAKTFGVGNADDLRKAELIAKIKEQHELISAAKSAGAIEEIKEEKPKKRARTVKTTTTVEEVKPKSPVKEASLFDNTESESNTPSEASAGEKRLRKAAPVKEAATVSETPLVTNAPVEEQKSTESERPQQQRPGGKRAQDSVFDFDNVITNEGVLEIMPDGYGFLRSSDYNYLTSPDDIYVSQSQIKLFGLKTGDTIRGSIRPPKEGEKYFPLVRVEAINGRVPAEVRDRIPFDYLTPLFPSERLNLFTKPGDYSTRIMDLFTPIGKGQRGLIVAQPKTGKTNLLKEVANAIAANHPEVYLIILLIDERPEEVTDMARSVRAEVISSTFDEPAERHVKIANIVLEKAKRMVECGHDVVILLDSITRLARAYNTVAPASGKILSGGVDANALHKPKRFFGAARNIEDGGSLTILATALTDTGSKMDEVIFEEFKGTGNMELQLDRKLSNKRIFPAIDITASSTRRDDLLLDKETLQRVWILRNHLADMNSQEAMEFLLTQVRGTKSNEEFLVSMNS; encoded by the coding sequence ATGTTTGATATAAACGAATTGAACGACAAGCTTGTATCCGAGCTTCGTGAAATTGCTAAAACGTTTGGTGTAGGCAATGCTGATGACTTACGTAAGGCAGAATTGATAGCAAAAATAAAAGAGCAACACGAATTAATCAGTGCGGCAAAATCTGCGGGAGCTATTGAAGAAATCAAAGAGGAAAAGCCTAAAAAAAGAGCTCGTACGGTTAAAACAACCACTACAGTTGAGGAAGTTAAACCAAAATCTCCTGTTAAAGAAGCTTCATTATTTGACAATACTGAATCTGAAAGTAACACTCCATCTGAAGCTTCAGCCGGAGAAAAGAGACTTAGAAAAGCTGCGCCTGTAAAAGAGGCCGCGACTGTATCAGAAACTCCATTGGTTACTAACGCTCCTGTTGAAGAGCAAAAAAGTACGGAAAGTGAGCGTCCTCAACAACAAAGACCTGGAGGAAAAAGAGCTCAGGACTCTGTTTTTGATTTTGACAATGTAATTACTAATGAAGGTGTTTTAGAAATCATGCCTGATGGTTATGGCTTTCTTCGCTCTTCTGATTATAATTACCTAACCTCTCCTGATGATATTTATGTATCTCAATCTCAAATCAAATTATTTGGTTTAAAAACTGGTGATACTATTAGAGGAAGCATCAGACCGCCTAAAGAGGGTGAGAAGTATTTTCCTTTGGTTCGAGTAGAAGCTATCAACGGAAGAGTTCCTGCTGAAGTTAGAGACAGAATCCCTTTTGATTACTTAACACCTCTTTTCCCTTCTGAAAGATTGAATTTATTCACAAAACCTGGAGATTATTCTACCAGAATTATGGATTTGTTTACTCCTATCGGAAAAGGACAACGTGGTTTAATTGTTGCGCAGCCTAAAACTGGTAAAACCAATTTATTGAAAGAAGTTGCCAATGCAATTGCAGCAAACCATCCAGAAGTTTATTTAATTATCTTATTAATAGATGAGCGCCCCGAAGAGGTTACAGACATGGCTAGAAGCGTAAGAGCCGAAGTTATTTCTTCTACTTTTGACGAGCCAGCAGAACGCCATGTTAAAATCGCAAATATTGTTTTAGAGAAAGCTAAAAGAATGGTTGAATGTGGCCATGATGTTGTAATCTTGTTAGATTCTATCACCCGTTTAGCGAGAGCCTACAATACTGTAGCACCTGCGTCTGGTAAGATATTATCAGGTGGTGTTGATGCAAATGCTTTACACAAACCAAAACGTTTCTTTGGTGCCGCCAGAAATATCGAAGACGGTGGTTCTTTAACAATATTGGCAACTGCCTTAACTGATACAGGATCTAAAATGGACGAAGTTATCTTTGAAGAATTCAAAGGTACGGGTAACATGGAGCTACAATTAGATAGAAAATTATCTAACAAACGTATTTTCCCAGCTATCGACATTACAGCTTCAAGCACAAGAAGAGACGATTTGTTATTAGACAAAGAAACACTTCAAAGAGTTTGGATTTTAAGAAACCACTTAGCCGATATGAATTCTCAGGAAGCTATGGAGTTCTTATTGACTCAAGTAAGAGGCACCAAATCCAATGAAGAATTTTTAGTTTCTATGAACAGCTAA
- a CDS encoding Hpt domain-containing protein, translated as MNLNDIRIDLSYLDEVAGGNAEFLVEMIDIFLQQTPKYVNDLKLAIDEKNWKGIAETAHKIKPTLTFIGLLKEQEEMANIERQARSEENYEGIKISFDSLCQVFDIAYKSLEIKKNELIANF; from the coding sequence ATGAATTTGAATGATATTAGAATCGACTTATCATATTTGGATGAGGTTGCTGGAGGAAATGCAGAGTTTCTTGTTGAAATGATCGATATATTTTTGCAACAGACTCCAAAGTATGTAAATGATCTCAAATTGGCGATTGATGAAAAGAATTGGAAGGGAATAGCAGAAACAGCTCATAAAATCAAACCTACGCTTACTTTTATTGGATTGTTAAAAGAGCAGGAAGAAATGGCAAATATTGAACGCCAAGCTAGATCTGAGGAAAATTACGAAGGAATAAAAATAAGCTTCGATAGCCTTTGTCAGGTTTTTGATATTGCATATAAGAGTCTGGAAATAAAAAAGAATGAGTTAATAGCTAATTTTTAA
- the folK gene encoding 2-amino-4-hydroxy-6-hydroxymethyldihydropteridine diphosphokinase — MFNVYLSIGGNLGDRLSNLKTCIELINARAGQVKLRSSIYETKAWGNEQQPDFLNMALMISTECSPGALLKQLQSIEKDLGRERLTHWGARTIDIDILFYGDEVIKTEVLTVPHPLLQDRMFVLKPLKEICPKFVHPILKKSVEVIYRECNDTLPVMKLNESL, encoded by the coding sequence ATGTTCAATGTATATTTAAGCATAGGAGGAAATTTAGGAGATCGATTAAGTAATCTGAAAACATGTATTGAGCTAATAAATGCGAGGGCAGGACAGGTTAAGTTAAGATCCTCTATTTATGAGACTAAAGCCTGGGGGAATGAACAACAGCCAGATTTCCTAAATATGGCTCTGATGATAAGTACCGAATGTTCACCAGGAGCATTGTTAAAACAATTGCAGTCTATTGAAAAAGATTTGGGGAGAGAACGATTAACTCATTGGGGAGCAAGAACGATAGATATAGATATTCTTTTTTACGGAGATGAAGTTATTAAAACAGAGGTGTTAACAGTTCCTCATCCACTTTTACAGGATAGAATGTTTGTTCTAAAACCATTGAAAGAAATTTGTCCAAAATTTGTACATCCAATTTTAAAAAAATCCGTAGAAGTTATTTATAGAGAGTGTAATGATACACTGCCTGTAATGAAATTAAATGAATCATTATGA
- the sppA gene encoding signal peptide peptidase SppA, which yields MKQFFKFVFASMLGIFLSIVLFIIFISIITAGLINSSNSKVEIKDNSILHINLNYPILERANPNPLEDLEIGPIKKEKTLGLNDILKSIRYAKEDDQIKGIYLDASMVQAGMATVEEIRDELLNFKKSGKFVIAYSEVYTQKSYYLASAASKVYLNPVGYLELKGLSSNTMFFKGALNKLEIEPQVIKVGTFKSAVEPFILDKMSDANKLQMSSILNSIFEDFTGKIAIERKLAKDSVVSIANLLKVRTAEDALKYKLVDALKYKDEVLDELKSKTGIDKKKNLNTVSLSDYANNVKPENTSSNRIAVIYANGEINSGEGDQNTIGSEGISRAIRKARLDDKVKAIVLRVNSPGGSSLASDVIWRETVLAKKEKPFIVSMGDYAASGGYYISCAADSIFAEPNTITGSIGVFAILPNLKPFLNNKLGITFDGVKTGEFADFGQVTRPLTSAEKELLQQEVNKIYFDFTKRVAEGRKISQSYVDSIGQGRVWTGKQAIDLGLVDKIGHIEDAIKSAAKKAKIEDYRIMSYPEKKEGLLSILDKSGDKVKAYFLEKELGESYKYYKKLNETLHLKGVQALMPYSLNFE from the coding sequence ATGAAACAATTCTTTAAATTTGTTTTTGCTTCTATGTTAGGTATATTCCTATCCATAGTTTTATTTATAATCTTCATCTCTATCATAACCGCCGGACTAATTAATAGTTCTAACAGTAAAGTAGAAATCAAAGATAATTCGATACTTCATATCAACTTAAATTATCCTATTCTGGAGCGAGCAAATCCAAACCCTCTCGAAGATTTGGAAATTGGCCCAATAAAGAAAGAAAAAACATTAGGTTTAAATGATATTTTAAAAAGTATCCGATATGCAAAAGAAGACGATCAGATAAAAGGTATTTACCTCGATGCTTCGATGGTTCAAGCAGGAATGGCTACTGTCGAAGAAATCAGAGATGAGCTTTTAAATTTTAAAAAGTCTGGGAAATTTGTAATTGCCTATAGTGAAGTGTATACTCAAAAGTCATATTATTTGGCTTCCGCAGCTTCTAAAGTTTATTTAAATCCGGTTGGTTATTTAGAATTAAAAGGCTTAAGCAGCAATACTATGTTTTTTAAAGGCGCTTTAAATAAATTGGAAATAGAGCCGCAAGTAATAAAAGTTGGTACTTTTAAAAGTGCTGTCGAACCTTTTATTCTTGATAAAATGAGTGATGCTAACAAACTTCAAATGTCGAGCATCTTAAATTCAATTTTTGAAGATTTCACCGGCAAAATCGCGATAGAAAGGAAACTGGCTAAAGATTCTGTTGTTTCAATTGCAAACCTATTAAAAGTTAGAACTGCTGAAGATGCATTAAAATACAAATTAGTTGATGCATTAAAATATAAAGACGAGGTTTTAGACGAACTAAAGTCAAAAACCGGCATAGATAAAAAGAAAAATCTGAATACAGTATCGCTTTCAGACTATGCAAATAACGTTAAACCAGAAAATACAAGTTCTAATCGTATAGCAGTTATTTATGCTAACGGAGAGATTAATAGCGGTGAAGGTGATCAAAATACAATAGGATCAGAGGGAATTTCAAGGGCAATCAGAAAGGCTAGATTAGATGACAAAGTTAAGGCTATTGTACTCCGTGTAAATAGTCCCGGAGGTAGTTCTTTAGCTTCCGATGTTATTTGGCGTGAAACCGTATTGGCAAAAAAAGAAAAACCTTTTATTGTTTCAATGGGAGATTATGCAGCTTCTGGTGGATATTATATCTCTTGTGCAGCAGATTCTATTTTTGCAGAACCAAATACAATTACCGGATCGATAGGCGTTTTTGCCATACTTCCTAATTTAAAGCCGTTCTTGAATAATAAATTAGGAATTACATTCGATGGTGTAAAAACAGGAGAATTCGCCGATTTCGGACAGGTAACTAGACCACTTACATCTGCCGAAAAAGAGTTATTACAACAGGAGGTGAACAAAATTTATTTTGATTTTACCAAACGTGTGGCTGAAGGAAGAAAGATTTCCCAGTCTTATGTAGATAGCATTGGTCAGGGTAGAGTTTGGACGGGAAAACAGGCTATTGATTTGGGTTTGGTAGATAAAATTGGCCATATTGAGGATGCAATTAAATCGGCTGCAAAAAAAGCTAAAATTGAAGATTACAGAATAATGAGCTATCCAGAGAAAAAAGAAGGATTATTAAGTATTCTTGATAAATCTGGAGATAAAGTGAAAGCTTATTTTCTGGAAAAAGAACTGGGCGAAAGTTATAAATATTATAAAAAACTAAATGAAACGCTGCATCTTAAAGGTGTCCAGGCTTTAATGCCATATAGTTTGAATTTCGAATAG
- the pyrF gene encoding orotidine-5'-phosphate decarboxylase: MNRSEIINQIKSKKSFLSVGLDTDINKIPKHLFKYENPVLEFNKQIIDATQDLCISYKINTAFYECNGITGWKSLIDTYNYLPKDTFSIADAKRGDIGNTSAMYAKAFFDPKSSDMDFDSVTVAPYMGKDSVTPFLGFDNKWVILLALTSNEGSYDFQQLRDGEYKFFEHVIRKSSEWADASRMMYVVGATRGEGFLEIRKHAPDNFLLVPGVGAQGGSLKEVCKYGMNKDCGLIVNSSRAIIYASPGEDFAERAREEAKKVQEEMSQELSRIGF; the protein is encoded by the coding sequence ATGAACAGGTCAGAAATTATCAATCAAATCAAATCAAAAAAATCGTTTCTTTCGGTAGGTTTAGATACCGATATTAACAAAATACCCAAGCATTTGTTTAAGTATGAGAATCCTGTTCTGGAATTTAATAAGCAAATTATAGATGCAACGCAGGATTTGTGTATATCGTATAAAATAAATACGGCATTTTATGAATGCAATGGCATTACCGGGTGGAAATCTTTAATCGATACTTATAATTATCTGCCAAAAGATACATTCTCTATTGCGGATGCGAAGCGTGGCGATATTGGGAATACCTCAGCTATGTATGCAAAGGCTTTTTTTGATCCAAAATCTTCTGATATGGATTTTGACTCTGTGACGGTAGCTCCGTATATGGGGAAAGACTCTGTAACCCCTTTTTTAGGTTTTGATAACAAATGGGTGATTCTGCTGGCATTAACTTCTAACGAAGGAAGTTATGATTTTCAACAATTGAGAGATGGAGAATATAAGTTTTTTGAACACGTTATCCGCAAATCAAGTGAGTGGGCAGATGCGTCGAGAATGATGTATGTAGTAGGAGCAACTAGAGGAGAAGGATTTTTAGAAATAAGGAAACATGCTCCGGATAACTTCCTGTTGGTACCTGGCGTTGGTGCCCAAGGAGGATCTCTAAAAGAAGTTTGTAAATATGGCATGAACAAAGATTGCGGATTGATAGTAAACTCTTCGAGAGCGATAATATATGCTTCTCCAGGAGAAGATTTCGCGGAAAGAGCCAGAGAAGAAGCAAAAAAGGTTCAAGAAGAAATGAGTCAGGAATTATCTAGAATTGGTTTTTAA